Proteins encoded in a region of the Streptomyces akebiae genome:
- a CDS encoding ferredoxin codes for MGDRWHVEVDRALCIGSAQCVHLAPDAFRLDSAMQSHPTEPDTDAHERVLKAAEGCPVEAISIALLGSGEPVFPPEE; via the coding sequence ATGGGCGACCGCTGGCACGTGGAGGTCGACCGCGCCCTCTGCATCGGTTCCGCCCAGTGCGTCCACCTCGCCCCGGACGCCTTCCGCCTCGACTCCGCCATGCAGTCCCACCCCACCGAACCGGACACCGACGCCCACGAACGCGTCCTGAAGGCGGCGGAGGGCTGCCCGGTGGAGGCGATCTCCATCGCCCTGCTCGGAAGCGGGGAGCCGGTGTTCCCGCCGGAGGAGTAG
- a CDS encoding TetR family transcriptional regulator: MPAEAKVETKLEAKVDAGSTRPDSPPLTERQEARRRRILHASAQLASRGGFDAVQMREVAESSQVALGTLYRYFPSKIHLLVATMQDQLEHMHGTLRKKPPSGETAAERVAETLMRAFRALQREPHLADAMVRALTFADRSVSPEVDQVSHQTTAIILDAMGLESPTAEQLSAVRVIEHTWHSALITWLSGRASIAQVKIDIETVCRLIDLTAPERRERA, translated from the coding sequence ATGCCTGCGGAAGCCAAGGTGGAGACCAAGCTGGAGGCCAAGGTGGATGCCGGCAGCACGCGACCGGACTCGCCGCCCCTCACGGAGCGCCAGGAGGCACGCCGGCGCCGCATCCTGCACGCCAGTGCCCAGTTGGCCAGCCGGGGCGGTTTCGACGCCGTGCAGATGCGGGAGGTCGCGGAGTCCTCGCAGGTCGCCCTCGGAACCCTCTATCGCTACTTCCCCTCCAAGATCCATCTGCTGGTCGCCACCATGCAGGACCAGCTGGAGCACATGCACGGCACGCTCCGCAAGAAGCCCCCGTCCGGCGAGACGGCCGCCGAGCGCGTCGCCGAGACCCTGATGCGCGCCTTCCGGGCCCTGCAGCGCGAGCCCCACCTCGCCGACGCCATGGTGCGCGCCCTGACCTTCGCCGACCGCAGCGTCAGCCCGGAGGTCGACCAGGTCTCCCACCAGACCACCGCGATCATCCTCGACGCCATGGGGCTGGAGAGCCCGACCGCGGAGCAGCTGTCGGCGGTCCGCGTCATCGAGCACACCTGGCACTCGGCCCTCATCACCTGGCTCTCCGGCCGCGCCTCCATCGCCCAGGTGAAGATCGACATCGAGACGGTGTGCCGGCTGATCGACCTGACGGCCCCGGAGCGGCGGGAGCGGGCGTAG
- a CDS encoding class I SAM-dependent methyltransferase: MLTVDFSRFPLAPGDRVLDLGCGAGRHAFECYRRGAQVVALDQNAEEIREVAKWFAAMKEAGEAPEGASATAMEGDALALPFPDESFDVVIISEVMEHIPDDKGVLAEMVRVLKPGGRIAVTVPRYGPEKVCWALSDAYHEVEGGHIRIYKADELLAKIREAGLKPYGTHHAHALHSPYWWLKCAFGVDNDKALPVRAYHKLLVWDIMKKPLATRVAEEALNPLIGKSFVAYATKPHLPVAAATTASAATAAASADAK; this comes from the coding sequence GTGCTGACCGTCGACTTCTCCCGGTTCCCCCTCGCCCCCGGGGACCGGGTCCTGGATCTCGGCTGTGGAGCGGGCCGGCACGCCTTCGAGTGCTACCGGCGCGGCGCCCAGGTCGTGGCCCTCGACCAGAACGCCGAGGAGATCCGCGAGGTCGCCAAGTGGTTCGCGGCGATGAAGGAGGCGGGCGAGGCCCCCGAGGGCGCCAGCGCCACCGCGATGGAGGGCGACGCCCTCGCGCTGCCCTTCCCCGACGAGTCCTTCGACGTCGTCATCATCTCCGAGGTGATGGAGCACATCCCCGACGACAAGGGTGTACTCGCCGAGATGGTCCGGGTGCTCAAGCCCGGCGGCCGCATAGCCGTCACCGTCCCGCGCTACGGCCCCGAGAAGGTCTGCTGGGCGCTCTCGGACGCGTACCACGAGGTCGAGGGCGGCCACATCCGCATCTACAAGGCGGACGAACTGCTGGCCAAGATCCGCGAGGCGGGCCTCAAGCCGTACGGCACCCACCACGCCCACGCCCTGCACTCGCCCTACTGGTGGCTGAAGTGCGCGTTCGGCGTCGACAACGACAAGGCGCTGCCCGTGCGGGCGTACCACAAGCTGCTGGTCTGGGACATCATGAAGAAGCCCCTGGCCACGCGGGTCGCCGAGGAGGCGCTGAACCCGCTGATCGGCAAGAGCTTCGTGGCGTACGCGACCAAGCCGCACCTGCCGGTCGCCGCTGCCACCACCGCGTCCGCCGCCACCGCCGCTGCTTCGGCGGACGCCAAGTGA
- a CDS encoding glycosyltransferase family 4 protein, giving the protein MTAEASRAGSRRDLAADGGRPLDIALLTYKGNPFCGGQGVYVRHLSRELARLGHRVEVIGSQPYPVLDEDAVPVDGPGGISLTELPSLDLYRQPDPFRTPKRDEYRDWIDALEVATMWTGGFPEPLTFSLRARRHLRARRGEFDVVHDNQTLGYGLLGDVGAPLVTTIHHPITVDRQLELDAAEGRQRRMSVRRWYAFTRMQKRVARRLPSVLTVSGTSRQEIVDHLGVRDDRMHVVHIGADTDLFSPNSAVPQVPGRIVTTSSADVPLKGLVFLVEALAKVRTEHTTAHLVVVGKRPTEGPVAQAVERYGLEGAVEFVKGISDAELVDLVRSAEVACVPSLYEGFSLPAAEAMATGTPLVATTGGAIPEVAGPDGETCLAVPPGDPGALATALGRLLGDPDLRQRLGRAGRERVLRRFTWAKAAEGTVAHYREAIARTALEGAEAVEEVVEANRESANRESRATC; this is encoded by the coding sequence GTGACCGCTGAGGCCAGTCGGGCGGGGTCCCGACGTGACCTTGCCGCCGACGGCGGGCGACCGCTCGACATCGCGCTCCTCACCTATAAAGGGAACCCGTTCTGCGGGGGCCAGGGCGTCTACGTACGGCACCTCTCGCGCGAGCTGGCCCGTCTCGGCCACCGGGTCGAGGTGATCGGCTCCCAGCCCTACCCCGTGCTCGACGAGGACGCCGTCCCCGTCGACGGACCGGGCGGGATCTCCCTCACCGAGCTGCCCAGCCTCGACCTCTACCGGCAGCCCGACCCCTTCCGCACCCCGAAGCGGGACGAGTACCGCGACTGGATCGACGCCCTCGAAGTGGCGACGATGTGGACCGGCGGTTTCCCCGAGCCGCTGACCTTCTCGCTCCGCGCCCGCCGTCATCTGCGCGCCCGGCGCGGCGAGTTCGACGTCGTCCACGACAACCAGACCCTCGGGTACGGGCTGCTGGGGGACGTGGGCGCCCCGCTCGTCACCACCATCCACCACCCCATCACCGTCGACCGGCAGTTGGAGCTGGACGCGGCCGAGGGCCGGCAGCGCCGGATGTCCGTACGCCGCTGGTACGCCTTCACCCGCATGCAGAAGCGGGTCGCGCGACGGCTGCCGTCCGTGCTCACCGTCTCCGGCACCTCCCGCCAGGAGATCGTCGACCACCTCGGCGTGCGCGACGACCGGATGCACGTCGTGCACATCGGCGCCGACACCGACCTCTTCTCGCCGAATTCCGCCGTGCCGCAGGTGCCCGGCCGGATCGTCACCACCTCCAGCGCGGACGTGCCGCTCAAGGGACTCGTCTTCCTCGTCGAGGCGCTCGCCAAGGTGCGCACCGAGCACACCACCGCCCATCTGGTCGTCGTCGGGAAGCGGCCCACCGAGGGCCCGGTCGCCCAGGCGGTCGAGCGGTACGGCCTCGAAGGCGCCGTCGAGTTCGTCAAGGGCATCTCCGACGCCGAACTCGTCGACCTGGTCCGCTCGGCCGAGGTCGCCTGCGTGCCCTCGCTGTACGAGGGGTTCTCGCTGCCCGCCGCCGAGGCCATGGCCACCGGTACGCCGCTGGTCGCCACCACCGGCGGAGCCATACCGGAGGTCGCCGGACCCGACGGCGAGACATGCCTCGCGGTGCCCCCGGGTGACCCGGGCGCCCTGGCCACCGCGCTCGGTCGGCTGCTCGGCGACCCCGACCTGCGGCAGCGGCTCGGCCGCGCGGGACGCGAGCGCGTACTGCGGCGATTCACCTGGGCCAAGGCGGCCGAGGGCACGGTCGCCCACTACCGCGAGGCGATCGCCCGTACGGCGCTCGAAGGCGCCGAAGCCGTCGAAGAAGTAGTTGAAGCAAACCGCGAAAGCGCCAACCGCGAAAGCAGGGCCACGTGCTGA